AGAACAGATGGCGGTCCCCAGACTGCAAGATAAGGATATGTGCCAAAGAGAAGAGAGTTGACACGTGTCCTTTATGCAGAGAATACCAATGCGACCTAATCAACAGCCTAGCAGAACGCTATGTGACAGCCATCAAGATGGAAAACAACTACAAAAAGAGGATTAAAGACCTCGGTAAAAGACCAAGAAAAAGGGGCCAAGCGTGGAGTCGTGTAAGCAGACACCCGCATATCTTGAAAAAAAGAACCTAAATCTTTTTCTCTAAAGTCAAGCAAATGATTCCCTGGAATATTTAATAAATCGGACCTTGAACCTTAAGAAGGGAAGAGCGACCATGGCTAAAGTGTTTATTGATGGCAAAAACCTGTCAATAGAAGATGTGGTTGCAGTAGCCCATGATCACGTAAAAGTTGAAATTCCACAAAAAGTCAAGCAAAAGGTGCAGAGATGTCGACAAGTTCTGGAAGACATCATAAAGGAAAAAAAAATGGTGTACGGCGTTACCACAGGCTTTGGAGCCCTAGGAAGCATAGCGATTTCACCCGAACGCATCAAAGAACTTCAAACCAATTTGATTAGAAGTCACTCTGCTGGAATTGGAAAAGCTCTGGATGAAGACGTTACACGTGCATTAATACTATTAAGGGCTAACACACTTGCCAAAGGAAACTCAGGAATTCGGTTGGAAACCCTAGAGACATTAGTTCAAATGATAAACAACGGAGTACATCCCATCATTCCAGAAAAAGGATCTGTTGGCGCAAGTGGAGACCTCGCCCCACTCTCACACATGGCACT
The genomic region above belongs to Candidatus Bathyarchaeota archaeon and contains:
- a CDS encoding DUF3795 domain-containing protein, which encodes NRWRSPDCKIRICAKEKRVDTCPLCREYQCDLINSLAERYVTAIKMENNYKKRIKDLGKRPRKRGQAWSRVSRHPHILKKRT